Proteins co-encoded in one Medicago truncatula cultivar Jemalong A17 chromosome 8, MtrunA17r5.0-ANR, whole genome shotgun sequence genomic window:
- the LOC11435520 gene encoding receptor-like protein EIX2, with the protein MVNTGFLQFIAILCLLMQGIVQCNGGLNSQFIASEAEALLEFKEGLKDPSNVLSSWKHGNDCCHWKGVGCNTTTGHVISLDLYCSNSLDKLQGHVSSALLQLPYLSYLNLTGNDFMQSRVPDFLGNMQNLKHLDLSHANFKGNLSDNLVNLSLLESLDLSGNAFYVNNLKWLQGLSSMKILDLSGVDLSSCENDWFHDIRAILHSLETLRLSGCQLHKLPTSPPPEVNFDSLVTLDLSINYFNSTPDWLFEKCHHLQNLNLSLNNLQGLIPYSIVRLTTLEILDLSKNSLIGSIPNFFDWLVNLVALDLSYNMLSGSIPSTLGQDHGLNNLKELHLSINQLNGSLERSIHQLSSLVVLNLAVNNMEGIISDVHLANFSNLKVLDLSFNDVTLNMSKNWIPPFQLENIGLAKCHLGPQFPKWIQTQKNFSHIDISNAGVFDIVPNWFWDLLPSVEHMNLSYNGLRSCGHDFSQKFKLKTLDLSNNNFSCALPRLPPNSRHLDLSNNLFYGTISHVCEILCFNNSLETLDLSFNNLSGVIPNCWTNGTNMIILNLAKNNFTESIPDSFGNLINLHMLIMYNNNLSGGIPETLKNCQVMTLLDLQSNRLRGPIPYWIGTDMQILEALILGRNSFDENIPTNLCLLKSLHILDLSDNQLTGPIPRCVFPAMATEESVNEKSYMEFLTIEESLSIYLSRSKHPLLISWKGADRSFHRGGRMFGYIKIIDLSSNFLKEGIPAEIGKLVELVGLNLSSNQLVGSIPSNIGEMESLEWLDLSSNQLSCAIPTSMVNLCSLGVLNLSYNTLSGNIPIGIQMETFDESSFQGNPHLCGSPLTKACLEDGNSWFKDKHCSDIEGSIEHESDDNHEDKVLGMEINPLYISMAMGFSTGFWVFWGSLILIASWRHAYFRFLSNLNDKIYVTVVVTLNKLQRKLHTQQPPM; encoded by the coding sequence ATGGTGAATACCGGTTTCCTTCAATTTATTGCAATTCTATGCCTTCTAATGCAGGGAATTGTTCAATGCAACGGAGGGTTAAACTCTCAGTTCATAGCAAGTGAAGCAgaggctcttcttgagttcaaGGAAGGCTTGAAAGACCCTTCAAATGTTCTATCTTCATGGAAACATGGAAATGATTGTTGCCATTGGAAAGGAGTAGGATGTAACACAACCACAGGTCATGTTATTTCCCTTGATCTCTATTGCTCTAATTCCTTAGATAAACTTCAGGGTCATGTAAGTTCAGCATTGCTACAATTGCCATATTTAAGTTATTTGAACCTAACTGGCAATGATTTCATGCAATCTAGAGTGCCTGACTTTCTTGGTAATatgcaaaatttaaaacatcTTGACCTATCTCATGCCAATTTTAAGGGCAACCTCTCTGATAATCTTGTAAACCTGTCTCTACTTGAATCACTTGATTTGAGTGGCAATGCTTTCTATGTCAATAATCTAAAATGGCTTCAAGGACTTTCTTCCATGAAAATTCTCGATTTAAGTGGTGTTGATCTTAGTAGTTGTGAAAATGATTGGTTTCATGATATAAGAGCAATACTTCATTCTCTTGAAACATTGCGTTTATCGGGTTGCCAACTTCACAAACTACCTACATCTCCTCCACCTGAAGTGAATTTTGATTCTCTTGTAACTCTTGATCTGTCTATCAATTATTTCAATAGTACCCCTGATTGGTTGTTTGAAAAGTGTCATCACCTTCAAAATCTTAATCTCTCATTGAATAATTTACAAGGTCTTATACCATATTCAATTGTGAGATTAACAACTCTTGAAATACTTGATCTGTCAAAAAATAGTCTCATTGGTTCAATACCAAATTTCTTTGACTGGCTAGTGAATCTTGTAGCACTTGATCTATCATATAATATGCTCAGTGGCTCAATACCTTCCACATTGGGACAAGATCATGGCCTAAATAATTTGAAAGAATTGCATCTTTCTATTAATCAACTAAACGGATCATTGGAAAGAAGCATTCACCAGTTATCAAGTTTGGTTGTGTTGAACTTAGCTGTAAACAATATGGAGGGAATTATCAGTGATGTTCATCTTGCAAACTTTAGCAACCTCAAAGTGTTGGACCTATCTTTTAATGATGTAACTTTGAACATGAGCAAAAATTGGATCCCTCCTTTCCAACTTGAAAATATAGGTTTGGCGAAATGTCATTTGGGCCCTCAATTTCCAAAATGGATTCAAACGCAGAAGAATTTTTCCCATATTGATATATCAAATGCAGGTGTCTTTGATATTGTACCAAATTGGTTTTGGGATTTGTTGCCTAGTGTTGAGCATATGAACCTCTCTTACAATGGGCTGAGAAGTTGTGGACAtgatttttcacaaaaattcaaacttaaaaCACTTGATTTGAGCAACAATAATTTCTCATGTGCCTTGCCTCGTTTGCCTCCTAACTCGAGACATTTGGATTTGtccaacaatttattttatggaACAATTTCACATGTATGTGAGATTTTGTGTTTCAATAACTCATTGGAGACTCTTGACTTATCTTTTAATAATTTGTCAGGAGTCATCCCAAATTGTTGGACAAATGGGACGAACATGATTATTCTGAATCTGGCGAAAAACAATTTTACTGAATCAATTCCAGATTCCTTTGGTAACCTCATAAATCTCCACATGTTGATAATGTACAACAATAATCTCTCTGGAGGAATTCCAGAGACACTAAAAAATTGTCAAGTGATGACTTTATTGGATTTACAGTCGAATCGATTAAGGGGGCCCATACCATATTGGATTGGTACAGACATGCAAATCCTAGAGGCACTTATATTGGGAAGGAATTCCTTTGATGAAAATATCCCAACAAATTTATGCCTACTTAAGTCTCTACATATATTAGATCTTTCTGACAATCAATTGACGGGACCAATTCCAAGATGTGTCTTCCCTGCAATGGCTACCGAAGAAAGTGTAAATGAAAAGTCCTATATGGAGTTTCTTACAATTGAGGAAAGTCTTTCGATCTATCTATCTAGATCAAAGCACCCACTTCTAATTTCATGGAAAGGAGCTGATCGGTCTTTCCATAGAGGTGGACGTATGTttggatatataaaaattattgacttgtcatcaaattttttaaaagaaggcATTCCTGCTGAAATTGGAAAGCTAGTTGAATTGGTGGGATTAAATTTGTCGAGTAACCAATTGGTGGGTTCCATTCCTTCCAATATTGGTGAAATGGAAAGCTTGGAATGGTTGGATTTGTCGAGTAATCAGTTATCATGTGCCATTCCCACTAGCATGGTTAATCTTTGTTCTCTCGGTGTTTTGAACTTATCATACAACACTTTGTCTGGGAATATCCCTATCGGCATTCAGATGGAAACATTTGACGAATCCTCATTCCAAGGTAATCCACACCTTTGTGGTTCTCCACTCACAAAAGCATGCCTAGAAGATGGAAACAGCTGGTTCAAGGACAAACATTGCAGTGACATTGAAGGGAGCATAGAACATGAAAGTGATGACAACCATGAAGACAAAGTATTGGGAATGGAAATAAATCCATTATACATAAGCATGGCTATGGGATTTTCAACTGGATTTTGGGTATTTTGGGGCTCATTAATACTCATTGCATCTTGGCGACATGCTTATTTCCGTTTTCTAAGCAACTTGAATGATAAGATCTATGTCACTGTCGTTGTCACACTTAATAAACTGCAGAGGAAGCTTCACACTCAACAACCTCCCATGTAA